The Loxodonta africana isolate mLoxAfr1 chromosome 1, mLoxAfr1.hap2, whole genome shotgun sequence genomic sequence tatgagtcggaatcgactcgatggcaacgtgttTTTACTTCCTTCCTTCCACTAGCGGGCTTAACAGTGTGGATTTATTCTGTGCTTCTGTAAAATTACTCAAGACGATCATGTTGCCTAACTCCCTGGAGAAATTTCAGACATCTTGGGTCCTCCACCACCTCTCTTTCCCTTGGTTTCCCTTCTGGACCTGGCTGTTTCAGTCTATGCAAGGCCCAAAGAACCTTATTGGACCTTTATGTTCCGATCAAGAAGCTCACTAAGAAGCCAAGCAAGTGCAGTCTTTGAGCAAACCCAAAGGACTAGGAACCAAAACCTTCCCTGCCATTCCTTTGCCCCTTCAAAGAATTTCTCTTCCTGTAGCACCTAGTCCAGTGACAGAGTAGACCATAGGGCTGCTGGCCAGAGGGTAGGAAACAGGATATTTATAGCAAGGTGACCTTTCCTCCTCTCCCTTTGTTTCAGGTTTCTCTGGGTCCTCTCCTCTTTTctagggaagaggaggagggggaaATATCAGAGCTTAAGAGGGGCTGAAAGCAGCAGCAGCCTCATACCAACTGCCAACTTGGAATTGCATGCTGGGCCAAATTCATAACTTTCTGTTTGTCTGTACTTGGCACAGTTGGAGCAACATTTTTTGGGGAGAAGGTTTCAGAAGGAAATCTGAGGGACCACACTGGCAGCTATTGCTGAAGCCCCCAAGCCAAAAAAGTAGCCATGAATATTTCCAAGGGTTCCACCTGAGAATCCAACACACAGATGGCTCTGGAGTGGAACTGGAATGGAGAGTGGTCTGGTAGGacatgaaaagcaaagaagggtTTAGGCAAGAAAGGTAAGCCCTGTGCTTCTTGGGAGCATTTTTTCCACTCCTATTTTCCCATTCCACTCCAGAAGGAAAGGGACCTGTTAGCAACCTGCAGAGTTCAGGAGTGGTCTGGTGAGGTGAGTTTAATTACAGAGTGCTCAGTGTAAGTGAATTCCCAGCAAGGTTTCAAGAGGAGAGGGGAATCATCAGCTCTCCATTCTcctaaaatgttaataataaacACCTTCACATCAGGGACAGAGGGGCTTAGGGAACTAAGAAGAGTACCTGCAGGAATCCTGGGGCTGGGTCCTCAAACACATCCATCTCCACAGTAATAACCTGACAGCAAGGGACGTGGAAACTTGGCTGGAGGAAATCTGGTGATGGTGGGAGTTGGGGAATACCCTGCAGGGAATGAACTCAGTTCTCTGCCAATCACTGTTTATCCCTAAGGAGCCAAGGCCCTGGGATGCCAGGAATTCCCCTGCAGGCCAACAAGTTGGGTGACCTTTCTGGGGACTGAGCAGGGGTGGAAAGAGGCAACAGCAGTTAATGGTGCCATAGAGGATCTTCTGGGGCAGCCAAAGAGATTACCTTTTTGAAAAGGAAGACATTCAGCCTCTCCAGCTCATACTCATCCTCTTCTTCCCTGACATTTTCAATCTCTCATGTTAAAACCTCTTCATTCTCCTCAGCCTTCAAACCTGCACAAATCTTCCCTATTTTAGAGaatgaaaccctggtgctgtagcggttaagtgctacggctgctagccaaaagatcagcagtttcaatccaccaggcactccttggaaactatggggcagctctactctgttctatagggctgctgagtcagaatccactcaacagcaatgggtttggtttttggttactttagaaaaccacacagtacccacaaaaataaaaataagctctaACTCTGGTGCCCTCTCTATTATCTCTACtatctctcctttttctcttcttacTACTAATTGGGCGtcggtagttcagtggtagaattctcgccttccacgcaggagacccaggttcaatcctcagccaacgcacctcacgtgcagccaccccccatctgtcagtggaggcctgtgtgttgttatgatgctgaacaggtttccgtggagcttccagactaagacagactaggaaaaaaggaagaacagcGTGATGACCTATTTgtgaacatcagccaatgaaaaccctatggattacaacagttcaatccgcaactgatcatggggatggcgcaggaatgggcagcattttgtttattCAGAGGCTGACTTgtaggcagctaacaacaatcactACCATACTTTTCAAAAAACCTGACCTTTTTCTGCTGCTTTCACTTCCTAGCCATCCACCTCCCCCTTGGAACCACTGGACACCTACAGTATTCATCGCCAAGCCTGGGTCTCCAAAGACACCTAGTGGGCTTTAGTTTTAGGCTTTTCCATAGCGTCACTCCATCTTCCTCTTGCTGCCACACTAATCTTCCCTGGACATCACTCTTATCATGCCTTTCTTCTACTCAAGAACCTGCAATGATTCTGCTGCTTCTGAATCAAGGCTAAACTTTTAAGAATCTTCCAAAGTTCTCCACTCAGTTGTTTTTAGCAATCCTTCTtatgttttcagctgttttatTTACATTCCCTGTCCAGCTAGAACCTAGCCACTAGATTATAAGCGTCTAGAGggcagagggaaaccctggtagcataggggttaagagctacacctgttaaccaaaaggttggcagttcaaatccaccaggcgctccttggaaactctatggggcagttctactctgatctatagggttgctatgagttggaattgactcaacggcaatggaatTTGGGTTGGAGGGCAGAGGCCAAGTGTTCGAAGGTTTTGAAGTGACTCAGTGCTATACACACGCTAAGTTATACCACTGTACTCTTTTATCTGGCCTCACAGATAAAGATTCTTGGACACTCAGCATGTGACACTCTTTCCTTCACTtgagggaaaagacagacttGATAAATGGTCACTAGGAGAGCATGGTACTACAAATCTCAGGCCCTTCCTTGCCCAAGAAGCAATCCACATGAGTTACATGGGGAGAAATGAAAGCATGAAATGTTCTGCAAAATCTTTGTCTTGCTCTGTCACAAGAAATTTTACATACTTGCTACTTTGTAAAATTGTTATTACAGAACACTGCTTCTCAAAGCTGGCTGCATATTTAGAATCATCTGcggggtttttaaaaaatactgatgcctagGTCCCCTTTCCAGATCTAATTAGCGTGGTGAGGGGTCCAGGCATTGACATTTTCAGAGCTCTCTAGGTGATTTTAATGAACAGGCAGGTTAAAAATTCACTGGCTTAAACGAGGGTGCTGTGTTTGGGGAGTGATGGTGGAGGCAGTGTTGAGAGGCCCTTCCTAATCAGGTGACAAGGATGCACCCCCCAATACAAAATTCTCTTCTCTCCTCCAGACAAACCTTTTTGGAttctttcatgcctttttgtcgCTGACATGTGTCTGCGAGGCCCGTTTCTACACTAAGAGTGAATGTGTCCCTAACAGCTGTCTACTCCAGGCTGGCCCTAGAGACAAGAGCTCATCATTCCCCCTTTTTCCCTGGCCCTTTCTTCCCTTGACCTACAGAGAACGGCTGCCTGTCAACTTTTTTAAGTTCCAGTTCCGGAATGTGGAATACAGCTCTGGACGGAACAAGACCTTCCTCTGCTATGTGGTTGAAGCGCAGGGCAAGGGAGGCCAAGTCCAGGCATCTCGGGGATACCTGGAAGATGAGCATGCTGCTGCCCATGCCGAGGAAGCCTTCTTCAACACCATCCTGCCAGCCTTTGACCCAGCCCTGCGGTACAACGTCACCTGGTATGTGTCCTCCAGCCCCTGTGCAGCATGCGCTGACCGCATCATCAAAACCCTTAACAAGACCAAGAACCTGCGCCTGCTCATTCTGGTGGGGCGGCTCTTCATGTGGGAGGAGCCGGAGATCCAGGCAGCTCTGAAGAAGCTGAAGGAGGCTGGCTGCAAACTGCGCATCATGAAGCCCCAGGACTTCGACTATGTCTGGCAGAATTTTGTGGAGCAAGAAGAGGGCCAGTCCAAGGCCTTTGAGCCCTGGGAGGACATTCAGGAGAACTTCCAATATTATGAGGAGAAGTTGGCAGACATCCTGAAGTAGGCCACTGGGCTTGGCCTCACGTGAGTTTTTCTGGTGCCATGACAGTCACTTTATTAACTGGTAACTTGGGTAGAAAGCTTGAGGTCAGGTGGAACAAGGGGTATaatgttttcatcctcctttggAAGAATTTAACTCCTCTGCTTTTATTGGTTGTAAAACCATTTTACAACAcccttctcatttttctttcctctgaataaaaaaaaaaaaaagaactgaatatCTCGCCCCAAACCTTCGTCCCTTCTACACTTTTATGTCAAACTAACTTTTCCCCTAACTTGCAATACTCAAGGTTGACAGGGATCCTTAAGCCTTGATAAGATAGAATGACTTTGCATGtattaagattgttgttgttgtgtgctcctgaatcaattccaactcatagctatcctataggacagagcagaactgccccatggggtttccaaggccataatctttatggaagcagactgccacgtatctttctcccatggactggctagtggattccaatggccaaccttttggttagcagccgcgcacttaaccacttcaccaccagggctccctgaagtAAAATTAAAGTGCAAAGACCTGTTATTGAACAACAGCAGAGAAGATATTTAAATCCTCTATGCATGCCACGTACGTGTCCAGACTTACTAACACTGTGCACCATGTAGCTGCCCTACTCCCACTCCCATGTGCAACCCTACCATTCATTTTTTCTCTAATGAAGGTTTTCATTCCTTCAGAaccaattttttcatttttggtaatTTTGCAATTCCCCAAATGGATCTGTattcaactttttctttttttttggtccagagaaactttcatgtttttaaacaaatgattacGCATTAATGGAGACCAATAATTGCTATATGGATGTATcatttcagaacattttccttatgttgagaagGTCTCAGCCCAAATCCTAATGCAAATGTTGAACGGAAGAATGGGAATAATACAGCAATAAGCTATTTTATGCAGGAaatctttaaagggttaaaaatgtTTGTAAATTAGGCGGCAGCTCAGAAATAGCCTCCTACAGATATCAAGAGGTGACAGAAGAACTGGAAGTAAAGATCAGCTATTTAAGCAAATAATTAGGACACAATTAAGGCCAATCTGGCCTCTTGCTGAGGGTAAATTAGACTCTTACAGAAACGGGCCTATTATCCTCAGGAAAGAGGATAAAGAATTCTTTACTTTTTGTGAATTTGGTCTGCTCTAGTTTGCTCCTGTAGAAATGTTATTACTAACCCCCTCTGCAAGGTCCAAGGTATTCATCAAAATGCTCCAGTACCACCACGCTGTTAGAATCCAACTTTAATTCTGTAACTCACATACTAATAAAGCATGAAACCAACACGATTTCGTTAAGATATTCAATTTATTCTTGGTGTCTCTTACTCCTAATACCCTTAAGACACGATGTTGCTTCACAGACGTTTTGAATATACTGCTGTTCCGGAGGTTGATGTTGGCAGGTGTTTGCTCTGAGGCATGCACTCAGGGCACCTGGTAATTCTCAAGCTGAGCATTTGCCAATCCATGGAGCCATGATTTCCAGCCAGTTCTTACAAAAGGCAGGACACATTCACTGAGTTCAGTGAGATGATGGTAAGGTAACGCCATG encodes the following:
- the APOBEC2 gene encoding C->U-editing enzyme APOBEC-2, with product MAEKEEAAAAAAPTSQNGEDAENLEDPEKLKELIELPPFEIVTGERLPVNFFKFQFRNVEYSSGRNKTFLCYVVEAQGKGGQVQASRGYLEDEHAAAHAEEAFFNTILPAFDPALRYNVTWYVSSSPCAACADRIIKTLNKTKNLRLLILVGRLFMWEEPEIQAALKKLKEAGCKLRIMKPQDFDYVWQNFVEQEEGQSKAFEPWEDIQENFQYYEEKLADILK